One Chlamydiota bacterium genomic window, CGTCTGCGCGGCGGCGTGGTTCCCCGCGCTGCTCCTCGCCGCGGAGGGGTGGCGTCGCGGGCGCCGGCTCTCCTGGGCGCTCTTCGGGGGAATCGTCTTCGGCCTGCAGATTCTGGCGGGCCATCCGCAGGTGGCCTACTTCAGCGCCGCGGGATGCGCCTTCTACCTCGCCGCAGCGGTTCTCTTCTCCCCCCGCGGCGCGCGGGGGAGGGAAGCGGCCGGGGCGGGCGTCTTCCTCGCCGTCGTTGCGCCCCTCGGCGCCTCGCTCGCGGCGGTGCAGCTCATCCCGGGGATCGAGTTCGTCGCGAACTCGATCCGGGGGGCGGAGGCCGGATCGGGGGCGCGGATGCTCTCGTTCCCGCCGGAGAACCTCGTCACCTTCCTGGTCCCCGATGCGCTCGGGGATTTCGTCGGAATCTTCTGCTGGGGGCGGCGCTTCCTCTGGGGCGAAGCGGTCTACCTCGGCGTGCTCCCGCTTGTGATGGCGCTCGTCGTCCTGTTATTTCGCAGAAACCGGACGACGGCGGTTCTCGCCTGCCTCGCCCTCGCCCCGCTCGTCCTTGCCCTCGCCGCGGGCGTCCCGTCCGCCTCGCCGTTGCTGGAGGCGATCCCCGGTCTCGGTGTCGTCCAGGGCCCCACCAAGGCGCTCTTCATCGCCGTCTTCGCCCTCTGCTGCCTCGCGGGGCTCGGGGCGCAGCGCGTGCTCGGCGAACGCGCGGCGCGGCTCGGAGCCGCGGCAGCCGTTCTGCTCGGACTCGCCGCCTTCTGCGGCGTCGAGGCGTTCCGAACGGACGACGGGCCCTCGGCGTGGCGGGCGCTGGTGGGCTACCGGAAGGAGGCGGACCCGCGCTACTGGCGCGTCCTGGACGACCCGGCGTTTCTCCTGGAGGCGCGCGGCGTCTTCCGGGAGGGGATGCGCCGGCTCTCGATGCTTTTGACGGCGTCGGCGGGGGCGCTCCTGCTCGCCTCCCGCGGGAAGTCGAACCCCCGCCTCGCGCAGGCGGCCATCGCGGGACTGGTCGTTGCGGATCTGTGGAGCTGGAACGCCCGCTTCATCGCCACGGTGCCCGTCTCGGCGTGCCGATGGCCCTCGGGCGTCGTGCGCCTCCTCGCCCGCGGGGGAGGGGAGTGGCGCGTCACGCGGGATCCCCGTAGCGCCGTTGCGGGGATCAACCAGAACATCGTCGACCGGATCCACGCCTTCGAGGGGTATGAGACGGACGAGGTGCGCCTCTTCGGCGAGTTCAGGGGCTTGTTCGATCCGGTCGCGGACGGCGCGGCGGGGATGTTCCGTTCGCCCGCTTCGCTGAAGGCGGCATCGCTTGCCTCCGTCCGGTACCTGATCGCCCCCGCGGCGGCTCCCGATCCCGCGCCCGGCGCGCCGGTGCGCCGCGACGGCGCCGGGGTGCGGATCCACGAGAACCCCGTTGCCTTCCCGCGTGCGCGGGTGGTGCACCGGGCGATGGTCGTACCCGTCGAGACGCAGGCCCTCGCTCTGATCCGATGGCCCGGCTTCGACCCGCGCGGGGAGGCGGTCCTGGACGCGGCCCCCGGGATCGTTCTGCCGGGCGGCCCGCCGTCGGCGGCCGTGATCGCGCGCGACGAGCCCCGCGAGGTCGTTGTGCGCTGCCGACTCGACGCGCCGGGGGTTCTCGTGCTCGCCGACACCTGGTATCCCGGGTGGCGGGCCACCGTCGACGGCGCGGATGCGCCGATCCTCAGGGCCAACCACGCCTTTCGCGGCGTGGCGCTGGGCAAGGGCGCACACGAGGTCAGGTTCATCTTCCGTCCGGCCTCGTTCATGTTCGGCGCGTGGCTGAGCGTCCTCGCCGCGGCGGGGACCGCGTGCGTGTTGCCGCGGGCGTTGAGGCGACGGGCGGCCCCGCGCGCGGGCGGCTGAGGGGCGGTTCCTGCGCCTGAGGGGCGCTTCTGGTATACTCGCGGGGCCGCCGCGCGCGGCGGGAGGAAACGATGCGGGACACGATTCGACTGCGGGACCGCCACTGCATCCTCCTCCTTGCCGCCCTCGCCGCCGCGCTCTTCCGGAAGGCGCTCTTCGGGGGGGCGGTGATCCTCAGCCACCCGGTGTTCCTGGATCTCACGCACCAGGTCTTCGCCTACCGGCGGTACGGATTCGGCCTTCTCCGTGAGGGGATCGTCCCCCTCTGGAACCCGTACAACTTCTGCGGCGCGCCGTTCCTCGCCAACTGGCACTCGGCGATCTTCTACCCGCTGAACGCGATCTTCCTCCTCCTCCCCGTCCACACCGCGCTCAACTGGTCGATCGCGTTCCACTTCTTCCTCGCCGGCGCGCTCACCTACGCGTTCGTGCGCCTCGTGGGTGGAGGGCGCGCGGGCGCGCTCCTGTCGGCGGTCGTCTTCGTCCTCTCCGGCCCGTACATCCTTCAGCTCTTCCCCGGCCACATCTTCAACCCGCTCCCGTGGCTCCCGCTCGCGCTCATCTGCGGGGAGATGGCCGTGCGCCGGCGGCGGGCGGTCTGGTGCCTCCTCGCGGGCGTCGTCCTCGGCGTCCAGATCCTCGCGGGGCACCCCC contains:
- a CDS encoding YfhO family protein is translated as MKGGGFPAARGFHWDAACIVLLCLLAACVFRAGLDPRAPVLLGHPTQADVTHQFYPWRAFAADELRRGSVPLWNPYVCCGQPFAAGWQSAVFYPPNLAFLILPVHVVINWGFAGHLMLAGAFTFLYLRLLGAGRFAGLVAAISFTLSSTMVLRVFAGHLSLVCAAAWFPALLLAAEGWRRGRRLSWALFGGIVFGLQILAGHPQVAYFSAAGCAFYLAAAVLFSPRGARGREAAGAGVFLAVVAPLGASLAAVQLIPGIEFVANSIRGAEAGSGARMLSFPPENLVTFLVPDALGDFVGIFCWGRRFLWGEAVYLGVLPLVMALVVLLFRRNRTTAVLACLALAPLVLALAAGVPSASPLLEAIPGLGVVQGPTKALFIAVFALCCLAGLGAQRVLGERAARLGAAAAVLLGLAAFCGVEAFRTDDGPSAWRALVGYRKEADPRYWRVLDDPAFLLEARGVFREGMRRLSMLLTASAGALLLASRGKSNPRLAQAAIAGLVVADLWSWNARFIATVPVSACRWPSGVVRLLARGGGEWRVTRDPRSAVAGINQNIVDRIHAFEGYETDEVRLFGEFRGLFDPVADGAAGMFRSPASLKAASLASVRYLIAPAAAPDPAPGAPVRRDGAGVRIHENPVAFPRARVVHRAMVVPVETQALALIRWPGFDPRGEAVLDAAPGIVLPGGPPSAAVIARDEPREVVVRCRLDAPGVLVLADTWYPGWRATVDGADAPILRANHAFRGVALGKGAHEVRFIFRPASFMFGAWLSVLAAAGTACVLPRALRRRAAPRAGG